The genomic stretch TGCAGGCCCGTCAGATCGGACGTGATTAGATCAGATCCGCCAGGATTTAGTCTCGGAAAAGAGAATGCAATGGGGTCGTCCTCTCACTATTTTCAGTTATATTACTACCCCTCCTATCATAATTACCATGTGTTATCTCACATTTCAATTTTACATGCTTATACTAGTATATATCATTGACTAATGACTAGTCTACatacaaaaaaatcaaaattttagaAACTACGAAATATGAtgttattaaaaaaaattaagggTTGCATGGAGATCGTCCTCCATTTAGGGTTTTCCTGGACATGGTTCATTATTTTTCGTATAGTGAACAAGTTTTAGTAGCTTCATATTCATTCATGGAAGATCCAAACAAGCCCACTGAATTTTGAAGCGAAGCTAGTTAATTCTCAGATTAATAGACTACGAAAAATGTGCTTACATTTATTGTGTTTATGTTTGTATAAATTGTTTGAGGCCGCTAAGTAGAAGTCACCAAACTTTTGGAGGTCATCGATCACATCCCTAATAAACTCACAATAAAAGTACATTGGTAAAATTACAAAATATGAATTGATGATCGACCACAAATAGAGCGATGTGAGCGCTAGTGAGATTGTGACCTGTGACAGTGCAAAATGAGCTACTCTAAAAACGAAATATGGTCAAGTAACCATCTTGGGCCCATACTAGTCTCCTCCTGATTTTGGCAGCTGCCATAGCATGTGTATTTAAAGACCCACCGCCCGTACTTACACAGTTACACTAATTGCGAGATCACGTCGCCCACTCTAGGATTTGTTAGGTCAGGTTTAGCTTTTACATATTGCCATACACTCAAGTTTTGTACCACATCCatgtaaaaaaaaaagttttgtacCACATCATGTCAGAAAAATACAGATATTTACCTCGTGTAGAAAAATCCGTTTGTACCACATTGTATGATGAAACACCTAAACATTGGAGTATCATATATTTACCTTATGCATGATGATGGAAAGACTGTAACAATTCTTGGTTGACAAGCATCTccatatatgatgttatagatCAACACCATATGGACACCGACATACCCACAACAATATCTCCTACATACATAAACCATTTTTCCAAAAGGAAGGAAACCATATTATCTAGCGCGCAGCACGAGCCGTTGGATCACCCAGAGCGCATACGAGATCAAACGGATTACCAAGTGTTTGTCTCGTGTAGCATTTTGCCTGCATGGTTATAAATTTAGCAAGTTCAGTAATCCTCATACTTGTTGTAGATTTAGATAAAATTTAGGGTGAATTTTTTTTAGATTTAGCAAGTTTCACTTGTACAGTTGTAGTCCTTGGAGAAATGAGACATGGTTTGCCACGTAAAAACAGTAAGCGACAATATTCCGTGCTGACTGAGGCCTGAGGGCCGAGGCCCAGCCGGCAGCCGCCCGGGCCAACGTCCTCGTCTCGTCGTGTTGTCGGAGCGCCACTAGTCGACGGGCCCTTTCCCAGTGAGCTCATTTTTGGGCCCGACCTGCCTGTCCCCAAAACAAGCCGTGGGCCAACCAAAATTAACCTCCCAACGCAACGGTAACACACACACACCCCAGCCACACAAGCTCTATAAATCGCCTCGACGTCGCAGCACAGCCGCACACCACATCACGGCGCACGTACACTTACACGGCGAGGCACATGGCGGCGGAGGTAATCGAGTGGGAGTGGTCGGGGAGGGTGTCGTCGGCGGTGCTGGGCGCGACGCCGGACGAGGCGTGGGAGCTGCTGTCCGACTTCCTCGCGTTCCACCGGTGGAACCCGCGCGTCGCCAAGTGCCGGCGCGTCTCCGGCGCGCCGCGCGCGCCCGGGTGCGTGCGCTACTGCGAGGGCGAGCcccgcggcgacgggctcggccccGACTGGGCGCACGAGACGCTCCACGAGCACGACGCCGCCGGACGCCGCTTCCGCTACGAGATGAACGACAACAACATGGGCTTCGGCAGGTTCTTCGCCACCTTCAGCGTCGTCGAGGTCGAGCCAAGCTCCCCCGGCGCCAGGTGCGAGCTGCGGTGGGAGTTCGAGTGCGACCCCGTCAGAGGGACGGCCAAGGAGGCGCTCGCCGCGCGGCTGCAGGCCGGGCTCGACGGCATGGCTCGCCGGGTGGAGGAGGCCGTGTCCCTCAGGACGGCCGCGCCAGGCGCCGTGCCGCTCGAGGCACCTGCCGATCTCAAGCTGGGCACGTCCATTGCGGTTTGAGCAGTGCGGCGGCAGCGCGGGGTTCAGTTTAATCATTATGTGCTGCTTCAAATAAGTCTATCGGGTTTCAGTTCGTAGGAGATTGGGCATCGCTCGTTCTGCTTTTTTTTATGCTCCTGTATGACAGTACGAACGCTATACCTTGGTGCTGAATTAGTATGACAAGTCAAAACCTACGCATTATGTATCATCTTTTTATAATCTACAAAATCATGTTTACAACTATTTTGAGTGGTCAAGGTTATCTGGCTGTCACTCATACATGAAGAATTTCGCAGTCATTTTTCGAGCAGCTAATGTACTTACATAGTTACATTAAAGAGGAAATTACAGAAACCACCCACTATTGCTATCTTAATTGCAGAGACTACTCAATTTACCTATATTTTGCATAAAAACACCAACTATACATCTAATCTGTTGTAAAAAAAATCTAAATCTATGATTAAGATGCTTAACATCAAATATGATGACCAGGACCCAAGCCTTACTGAGTATGTTCCGTCAATGTGTCATCAACAATAGCCTTTTTTCGAACATTTCAAAAAAGATATGAAACAAATCCAATAATGAAAACAATACAAACTAACAGATTTGGGAAAGTTTGAAATGATTTAGATAATCCTTTAAAATATTTAGCACTTTTGTGAGATTGGGCCAAAATTCATGGTCTGCCGCTTCAACCATGCCCGTTTGGTGGCCCCTGGTCATGATATTTACTGTTAAGCACCTTAATACTAGATTTAGACCTCTTTGCAACACACTACATATAAAGTTAGTGGTCTGTGCAAGAATTATATAGAATGATTAGTTCGTGCAAAGTAGGTGGCTTGTGCAATTTTTTTCTATGTTAGAAGGGTCGTCCACCCGACATTTCCACCTTCTAACTTCCGACAAggatcatatgatttgcatagatttacaacaataataagtccCAAAAAACTAAAACTTTTACTTAATTTtaaggaaaattcaaaaaactTTCGTAATTTTTTCCCACTTCCAAATGTCACCACATTTCAAAAAATTGGGAGAAACCTTTAGATTTTTGAACAACTTCCCAAATTTTTAACATATTCCTTTAGATCCAATGGAGGATCCACCGCATGGGTTATCATCGGGAGGAAAGATTCATCAGATGTGTATAGATAAACCAAGATATTAATATTAGAGGTGGAGATggcggccacaaaaaatatttatGTACACTAGATCTTAAGTTGTGGTCTATGGATTTGATTGGAAGCAATCTCTTGAATGAAGAAGAAAAGGCCATTTTTCTGTGTGGATGCTGGTCCATATAGAATGAACACAACAAGCGTAGATATGGAGAAGGCAAACGAATAATTCAGGCCTCGGTTCAGTGGGTGATACAAACCTGGCTCAATTGGGCAAGGAGGAATCGGAGAAATCACTGATGAGAAGGTGAGATGGAAGCCTCCTGATTAGTGATTATGGCTTGGTAAAAATCAATACTGGTGCATGCTACCACCAAGTGGCTCAAGCTAGGAGTACGATGTGGTGactcggcataccactgcatggtgtagtatgcaagtctgatataacaccaatgaaacaccgttccactagtattatatcgctcagagtggtacaacagaaacatatgcgggtccaaggcatgtctatagaattacaatattgactatgttgcataagatcatcacagcctcctactttacaatgaggtaaaactgcaaataaacttcagaagaacgactcgtagtctattcttatcacggactctatttgtagagtatttaactagctatagaggctatgaatagattctggctaaataggagctagggttaggaaactagttcctttctattgctaagctaagttttatacttgttggatgtggtgtttgactcttctgacaggttcatgtcccttgaagtagttgttgactcctcggtcttcgagttgtactgtagatcctccatcgtggcctccatatctaagcaggggatttaagagtgggatgagtacgagcgtactcaacaagttcattataggaaagaggtgtttaatgcactagctacgacattagaccggaaagtctaataccaatgcgggttttcataaccatttcttcaaaaggttgcttttattcggaagaactatgttcgtcgaccttcaccgatttactagaacttcatggagttcctttcggcagcgttcgcagttccatatccggaacagggagtgacgagtcacggttctttacactctgcgagaggtgtgttgctttacccataagagatcttaaccttggtgccaaccgggcgtactccccgtccacacttcctttggtgtgaggctcggtataaggtctagccaatcatgttcctccgctacctcgaacacccaccctttgttgcagactccgaccctgggtccacgccggtcccattactcccatagatttcagggtggaccccgaccacgacgtcaatgcagggctctaccatacattcctacgccggcagctgcaacccatcatagacctcattaccgttgggacttctacgggttcccacctctgcatcatgtctcgcaagatcatgtgcacccagtaatgagcatccattgatgaacgagaggtggaaacacttttgactactccgtcccactccggatcttatggttaacacggttattacggcacaagaatcactggcgacatttgttgtttaatcctagatggatataaacccttgcaatggaacctccaccatatcaacacaatccatggttccattgccaaccacatagtcatattcatagttctaaaaatagtggttttggtttttatgcaatagtggaaatcatagtactttgcaagtaatttgataaacatactcaaatgacatgagcaagtgatgaacttgcctttcttgactgcaagatgatgcagacaaggtcttcgatacgcaataactccaaattctgaaatagcatcatcgtccggtaaggacgatgtttaaaagattggcaaggatgcaataatgcataagtatgagatgcaatcgctctaagtgtgatctaaccctgatgatttatgatcagtgagttgtaatgattggttcggggtgtgttgcacttttagagtgattcacatacaaggttcttattaaggattggttgcttggcatcataaacaggtgctgtaatatatcataataataacactaatagcacacaacaataacatttggtataatcctaacatgtaatgaatagtggttggttttagcactatatggcatggttaatgattaattatcatatacttcaaaagaataacttttgaagaacatgttctttaataaagaacaagtatgataattagggttgtggagttctatggtttactatggtttcaactagtttctggagtaagtattagatggatcacaacatagttggattcatcagcaactaggcttgattggttttacttaagcataggcaacttaagcaattaattatacatggttgatATCATGGTggtttcatcttgctggtgatagctagctagggtttataggtcctattaggcaaggTTGATGACTACTCTTTATTTTctacaaaagaataacttttgaagaacatacttcttaagtaataagaagtatttcagttagggttgaggttgtctaggttttattattggattcactaagtaaggaataattggctcctaaataggatggttcataattatgaagtacttgtagagtttagtggactatggttatgtaatgataaatattggacATAGattctattggagttcatcaccatggtgtggtGCTAATCAAGCTTAATTAAGGATGAGGTCCTTAATAATAAGGATTAGGGTGGATCCTACTTAATCATCTAGAATCTattaggatgaacacatggaataccattttattagtgataggtctctattattttatgaagacatGACAAGTATTTGATTGCTTCTATGGATCTATGAATGTTAATGAAATGTCATGATCATATactctaacctaaggttagggttggaagcaatttagggttcacatgtaataatggagttagggttcctaatggagctagggtttaggttttctcATGAAATGATGGGGTTCTAGTTTTCTTCCTTatagaactagggttttctaattaccctatagttcttgggttaataacttcattaataaagttgaagttattgataactttgaaatagaagtaataatggatttaacattatattatttttaaaagacTTAAactatgataaatactattagggtttagggttttaaataaaagtggaagtaatgatcaattaggaCTTTCAAatgattaaacataaccataaAGAAACAATTGTTGTATTATATGAAATTTAGCACAAAATaatatttactattttcttggtgtgaaaaaaaatagaaacaagaagattatattttttttttggatatttatgacttaatagtttaagatttaaaattagtCTTCTAAATTTTATAAGGAAATTCCAATTATTGTTCTTCTAATTTTTTTAAAGTACTTTTTGTTTTCTATTCttgttattatttttatttttattattgtataGATCATTTATGATACtcacttttatttattggttCTTCTTTTTCTAAAATAGACCCAAATCTTTTGGATTGGCCCAATGGCCTGGCCCGACCAGGTCCGGCCCAACCAGGTCCGACCGAGTTGGTCTAGGTCCAGTGGACCAGACCCGACTGGTCCATTGACCACATTCGCTCGATCGCTCCCCTctcctcgttttctcgtcgtttacCACGACGCGCACGAAGACCCCGAGCcctccatggcctggccgcgccgccgcccttccCCGGCCGCTCCCGGCCACCTCTGGCGCCGGCGTGGTATGGATTTGCTCCGCCTTGAggtgatctacatcttcacctccCCGATTTGATTCCCGAGGTTTCTCCCATTCGCCCCCAACCAGAAACCCTATCTTACCGTGGATGGTCTTGACCGCCACCGGCCTTGGCGAGCTCCACCGTCTGCTGTCGCGCCGCCGCCATAGACTTCTCCAACGTCGCCATGTGCTCGCACTAGTCCTTCCTGCTCCTCATGTGCACCTGCTGCCCAACGGCTCCGCCGCGTGCCGCTTCTTCTAGCTCCTCCCGCACATCGGCGAGACGTTGCTCTGGCGTGATCATCCTCACCTCCGCTCCTTGCTCTCATTCGACCTCGTTACTGACCACTACCCTAGGGGCCCTCTTTGGCTCGCCACGGTCTGACGGTTGTGATGGGGATGTTCCAGAGGTGttggtgtggtggtggtgatgcTTCTGGTCGTGTGTCGACCACCGcctcgacgccggcgggacggcCACTGGTGTGCAACCCCGGCGTCCGGGTACTGGTGGTGCTGTGATGTGCTGTTGGGACTACTTCATCCTCGACGCTGGATGgatggtgtcgcggatgcaaccccggcgtcggccTCTTCTTCTGTTCGTCTGCACCACTGTGAGCTCACTTCCTCCCCGCTCACTCTCTGTTTATGATCATATGCTATATTATTCAGCTTGATGAATATGTGCCCCCAAAGTGTTATAGTGAAGCTTAATATTGTGGCTGGCTCATCACGTCCTGGTTGTTTATATTACGGCTAAACTGGTTTGTGAAGTCTGATTTGAACTAAGCAATCACTGGTTCACATGAAAATGACAAGTGCTAATTTAAAAATACCCCAATTTGGATGATTAATTATCCGCAGCAAATGTAGTTTACTGAGGTGAACTAACGCTGATGAAACTGAACTTACATTTGACCATTTCCGTTGGTGCAATAATTCCTAGCTAGTGGTTGTGTTGCATGGGAAGTAATGTGCTCCTTGGTATTGTTAAATTACTGCAACATAGATATTTGCTAAGAACAGATGCTACTATTGTTGGGTTTGACTGTTTCAATGGTGCTTTAATTCATGGTTGCTGCTTATGATTTGTAGATCACTTGCACACCTGATTCAGTCCAATTGGTTTGTTGTGTCTTTTTGCAGTATGGTTCTATCCAATCTCTGAAAATGTTTATCTTGTCGGAGTGGTACCTAACTGCCTATCTACTCTACCTTGTTTGGATGATTTTTATTCATCCACACATATTTGTCTTGTTGTGATATATTGATGCCTCATTTAACTCATGGTTGGGTTTAAGCAATGAAATAGAAGTACTATTTCTTGATGAttaacttgatggattcttgtgaacttATGGTATGCTTATGGTGCTCTGATTGATGGGgctgcttactggatcatgtgcatacatgatCAGATCTTGTGGTTATGTTGATGGCTTGCTTATACTTaagctgataagaacagatacggCTTGATTCTTTGGCCCTgcctatgatgcaaaggctgaggcacaatTTTGAATAAGAACAGATGCTATTTATGCCTAATAAACTCTGTGATGAGACTAGCATACCACTTGTATGCAAATCTGAGAGTTTCCCTTATCAAAATAATTTGATCTAAACTGAGAAGAATATATGCTAGATAATCTAAAGATCAACCTGCTGTAGCAGAGTGGCTAGCTTGTGGTGATGTTGTTCTGGTGGTGAATCTTAATCTGCTGTAACTTGTGGTTGTTGCCAtgttcctcctctcctcctccttctggctaGCTTCTTGATTTCCTCCAAAGATCTTGTTGTAAATCCAGTGGTTATTATGGTGGTATGCGTTGATCAAGCCTGAGCCAAATGGTTTGGCTAGCTGTGTTGCCCTTGCTTTTATATCCTCGGGCTACTTGTTTGTGGCGTTGACAAGACATACATGCATGTGTTGagtgtgctgcctgtgtgtgtggtcCATTTATCAAGTGGATGTGGTCAAGATGGCTTTGCTTTTCCTCCAAGTACAATGCACGGCTGGGTTGGGTACTTATCCAGTTTGGTATTTCTTTTGTGTCTGTCAGGTGTATAAACTCATATGGACACTGTgactttcttaatcatctcaatggCTAATACTATGTGAACTGAACTACTTATGGTTTAATGATTTGGTTGCTTAAATATTAATTAAGCTACTGCTTAATTATCAAATGGTTTATAAAATATTTTCTTCAGGTCATTTTGACTTTTCCATGTCAAATGTGATCACTTTTTGATAAACTTGTAAGCCTTCATGGttgctagctagattagagggaaatttTAAATAGTTGCCTTGTTGCCACAAATTATGTTTCCTTGTGATATGGATCAGCTACTGTTGCCTCTAGTCCctggttgctttgttgatgaatgttccatgatccaaatgacccattcATCCCGGATGCATTTCTTCCTGATGTTTCCTAAGGAAGAATTAATTCCCTCTAATCATCATTAGGGATCAAGAGTAGTTCTTGAAACCCTTTAGCTAGCCACCAAAAGTAATATTGCCTCACCAAAAGTGAAGGCAAACATTTCTAACCACATGACACAATTATTTGcttgtcttttgttttgtttttctctttgcaggaaaagaagaacaagaaaggtttagaagatttagatttaggaattcttttagtttcattttgtaatctcatgttacTTGTGTAACTTGTAGTAATACTTATGTGGATTGTTATTTATAATATTGGATTCTCAGTTATAATTATATTTACTTTgtatttatataattgtttagaattcaaattccaattcaaaatcttatttgaattctatatttcatatttgaatttgaattcaaactattttCCTTGAAAACCTAATAAATCCACCAAGGTCATGTCAAAACTTATCGCACTTGTGTCGATGACATACACCAATTCCATCGACacgagagaaacctcgatcacttcgtgtttttagatgaacgcgcgaaaattccccggattttctatgcatggatgcaatgcacacatctgtttcctctatttttgtaaccccatcacctgggatattacatacgAGTTTAGTGGTGAGAGGCGGCCAAGAGGTTTAACACGTGTGCAAGCATTGTGGTATGATCATGCGTCAATTGCTCATGTTATGGAAGCACACATGTCGCCAGGCGTGGTGCGAGGGTAGCAGCTAAAGGGGATATACCAATGTTATCATTGAAAGTGATGCGAAGGAGGTTGTAAGCCTGTGTCATGGAATATGATGACACATATGTCAATAAATTAGAGGGCTCAAAAGAGTTTTAACTAGTTCTAGCATTTCTTTTTATTGGATGTGAAGCTAATCAAGCTGCTCATTTATGTGCTAAACAAGCTAGTGTTGATTTTTTTcctgataaagaaaatatattaatatcgtgaatataccaattacattcttcctctgcaacaacgccataTCCTAA from Lolium rigidum isolate FL_2022 chromosome 4, APGP_CSIRO_Lrig_0.1, whole genome shotgun sequence encodes the following:
- the LOC124647300 gene encoding lachrymatory-factor synthase-like — protein: MAAEVIEWEWSGRVSSAVLGATPDEAWELLSDFLAFHRWNPRVAKCRRVSGAPRAPGCVRYCEGEPRGDGLGPDWAHETLHEHDAAGRRFRYEMNDNNMGFGRFFATFSVVEVEPSSPGARCELRWEFECDPVRGTAKEALAARLQAGLDGMARRVEEAVSLRTAAPGAVPLEAPADLKLGTSIAV